The following proteins are co-located in the Roseovarius arcticus genome:
- a CDS encoding GIY-YIG nuclease family protein, whose product MTNINTNKPLHLPRQSRDVAATDWTDQQRPIPAAWHAFAKRKGYRIDRRIRDRSHVALECLACGAHTAHKVYTLRSAQPACGGCQMAQQRGNAAKAGFVLKVRDEAHRHYAIYELPCGHEARLQRGRVAKLAAEGPVPGRDGYHCDICHLEQLQQTAADWGWRVIGADPGGSANYRLLEHEACGHRQRVATANLDTGRFNCGGCGECWSAAPSALYLMRFGVPGLGWFVKLGYSRNPGSRLRYQLGLRRDVEAELIDEVPMPSGQRWRCGSRKACTGS is encoded by the coding sequence ATGACCAATATCAATACCAATAAGCCCCTCCACCTCCCCCGCCAGTCTCGTGACGTCGCCGCAACCGACTGGACGGATCAGCAGCGCCCTATCCCGGCAGCGTGGCACGCTTTTGCCAAGCGCAAGGGGTACCGGATCGACCGCCGGATCCGGGACCGGTCTCATGTCGCGCTCGAATGCCTCGCCTGCGGCGCACACACCGCGCATAAGGTCTATACGCTGCGCAGCGCCCAGCCCGCCTGCGGTGGCTGCCAGATGGCACAGCAGCGCGGCAATGCCGCCAAGGCTGGCTTCGTGCTCAAGGTCCGCGATGAGGCACATCGGCACTATGCAATCTACGAACTGCCTTGCGGCCACGAGGCGCGGCTGCAGCGGGGGCGGGTCGCAAAATTGGCGGCGGAAGGACCGGTGCCGGGCCGCGATGGCTATCACTGCGATATCTGTCATCTGGAACAGCTGCAGCAGACCGCCGCGGACTGGGGCTGGCGCGTGATCGGCGCGGATCCGGGCGGCAGCGCCAATTACCGGCTGCTGGAGCATGAGGCCTGCGGGCATCGCCAGCGCGTCGCCACCGCCAATCTGGACACCGGGCGGTTCAATTGCGGCGGCTGCGGCGAATGCTGGTCGGCGGCGCCGAGCGCGCTCTACCTCATGCGCTTCGGGGTGCCGGGGCTGGGCTGGTTCGTCAAGCTTGGCTACAGCCGCAATCCAGGCAGCCGCCTGCGCTATCAGCTGGGACTGCGGCGCGATGTCGAGGCCGAGCTGATCGACGAGGTGCCCATGCCGAGCGGCCAGAGGTGGCGCTGCGGATCGAGAAAGGCCTGCACCGGCAGCTGA
- a CDS encoding ribbon-helix-helix protein, CopG family — protein sequence MISKKGRPPVDTAAVMVRMPVEMIAAIDKLRREEEDLPTRPEMIRRLVEKQLEKSNPT from the coding sequence ATGATATCAAAAAAAGGCAGACCACCAGTCGATACGGCCGCCGTCATGGTGCGCATGCCCGTCGAAATGATCGCCGCTATCGATAAGCTGAGGCGCGAGGAGGAGGATCTGCCGACCCGGCCCGAGATGATCCGGCGGCTGGTCGAGAAGCAGCTTGAGAAAAGCAATCCTACCTAG